Proteins from a genomic interval of Hydrogenophaga sp. PAMC20947:
- a CDS encoding serine protease, with amino-acid sequence MNKTLTTLNKPTVAGAPVDPLFLAAPRVSTFLGTFALTNASGFFFEREDRLYLVTSRHVVIDDATEHLPDRIEIEVHTNETDLTQSTGFSMLLYADGKAKWHQARDSGGDIDVAVLEVDRKHLPENAIIRAFTPEHLQLGFGSVAVDSPLLVVGFPLGFHDTVHHLPVVRTTGIASPFGIRFQGYGYFLTDARTHRGTSGAAVVMRDTAPTEHMAELPWKLLGVHSSRMDMGNRDLVLDESLGLNCAWYADILLTLTTASPPLTESTAPAP; translated from the coding sequence GTGAATAAAACCCTGACGACCCTGAACAAGCCCACTGTAGCGGGTGCTCCGGTGGATCCTCTGTTCCTTGCGGCCCCCCGGGTGTCCACCTTTCTGGGCACCTTTGCGCTGACCAACGCGAGTGGTTTCTTTTTCGAGCGCGAAGATCGGCTGTACCTGGTCACCAGCCGCCATGTGGTGATTGACGATGCCACGGAACACCTGCCGGACCGCATCGAGATCGAGGTGCACACCAACGAAACCGATCTCACGCAATCCACCGGTTTCTCCATGCTGCTCTACGCCGATGGAAAAGCCAAATGGCACCAGGCACGAGACAGCGGTGGGGACATCGACGTGGCGGTGCTGGAGGTGGACCGCAAGCACCTGCCCGAAAATGCGATCATCCGGGCGTTCACGCCTGAGCATTTGCAGCTGGGCTTCGGTTCGGTGGCGGTGGACTCGCCCTTGCTGGTGGTGGGGTTCCCCCTCGGGTTTCACGACACTGTGCACCACCTGCCCGTGGTGCGCACCACCGGTATTGCCTCCCCTTTCGGCATTCGCTTTCAGGGCTATGGCTACTTCTTGACCGACGCACGAACCCACCGCGGAACCAGCGGTGCAGCGGTGGTGATGCGCGACACCGCCCCCACAGAGCACATGGCTGAGTTGCCCTGGAAGCTGCTAGGCGTGCATTCCTCGCGCATGGACATGGGCAACCGCGATCTGGTGCTCGACGAATCCCTGGGCCTGAATTGCGCCTGGTACGCAGACATTCTGCTCACGCTGACCACAGCTTCACCCCCGCTTACCGAGTCCACTGCGCCCGCCCCATGA
- a CDS encoding SOS response-associated peptidase family protein — MSVQYECLPRVSLYAEAFGVAEPTVAIGSEVWPRRPGLFIRLSAPVPAPPDSAVEGDSRVRELVAGQLGLVPRWVKSASDAKLRSTKLVNARSETVSTSKPYYDAWMAGQRCIVPMQTFQEDDLRSGKAVPTRIARVDGRPMGAAGLWEHWTGADGEVIVSFTLLTVNANSHALMHRYQQPGSEKRMLAVLNEGSFDAWLQAKPEKAKEFLRPYPAEKLTANPIESRRKDKS; from the coding sequence ATGAGTGTCCAATATGAATGTCTGCCCCGCGTCAGTTTGTACGCTGAAGCCTTTGGCGTAGCCGAGCCCACCGTGGCCATCGGAAGTGAGGTCTGGCCGCGACGGCCGGGTCTGTTTATCCGGCTGTCAGCCCCCGTGCCCGCTCCACCCGACAGCGCTGTTGAAGGCGATTCGCGGGTGCGCGAGCTGGTGGCCGGTCAGCTGGGTCTGGTGCCACGCTGGGTCAAATCGGCGTCCGACGCCAAGCTGCGCTCGACCAAGCTGGTCAATGCACGCAGCGAAACCGTGTCAACGTCCAAACCCTATTACGACGCCTGGATGGCCGGACAACGCTGTATCGTGCCCATGCAGACTTTTCAGGAAGACGATCTTCGCAGCGGAAAGGCGGTTCCGACCCGGATCGCGCGGGTCGATGGTCGGCCCATGGGCGCGGCGGGTCTTTGGGAGCACTGGACCGGTGCAGATGGCGAAGTGATCGTGAGCTTCACCTTGCTGACGGTCAACGCCAACAGCCATGCCTTGATGCACCGGTACCAGCAGCCTGGTTCCGAGAAGCGCATGTTGGCGGTCTTGAACGAAGGTTCATTCGATGCCTGGCTGCAAGCCAAACCGGAAAAGGCCAAAGAATTTTTGCGACCCTACCCGGCCGAAAAACTGACCGCCAACCCGATCGAGTCACGTCGAAAAGACAAAAGCTGA
- a CDS encoding SRPBCC family protein, with product MTAGTVTLHRVLAAPPERVYRACLDPDAIPKWMPPHGFTCKVFELDATVGGRYRMHFTNLANGQSHAFGGMYVELVPNERIVNTDVFEDTHLPGEMRTTMAFKPVPCGTELSIVQEGIPAMIPLDGCTMGWQQSLQLLALLVEAQVPG from the coding sequence ATGACCGCTGGCACCGTCACCCTCCACCGCGTCCTGGCAGCCCCACCCGAGCGGGTCTATCGGGCCTGCCTCGATCCCGACGCCATCCCCAAATGGATGCCCCCTCACGGATTCACCTGCAAGGTCTTCGAGCTCGACGCCACCGTCGGCGGGCGCTACCGCATGCATTTCACCAACCTGGCCAATGGGCAAAGCCACGCCTTCGGGGGCATGTACGTCGAGCTCGTGCCCAACGAGCGCATCGTGAACACCGACGTGTTTGAGGACACCCATCTGCCGGGCGAAATGCGCACCACCATGGCGTTCAAACCCGTGCCCTGCGGGACCGAGCTGAGCATCGTGCAAGAAGGCATTCCAGCCATGATTCCACTTGACGGTTGCACTATGGGCTGGCAACAGTCGCTGCAGCTGCTGGCCCTGCTCGTCGAAGCCCAGGTCCCCGGCTGA
- a CDS encoding glutathione S-transferase N-terminal domain-containing protein, producing the protein MKFYYHPSPNPLKVALMLEEAGLTYELVPVDTRKGEQHEAAYLAINPNAKTPSLVDGDAVVFDSNAILLYLAEKTGQFLPENTPAQRAQMLSWLMFVASGIGPYSGQAVHFKHYAPKPQDYAVNRYDFEAQRHWGILNDHLAKHRYMVGDTYSIVDMAVWGWARAVPFILGAEAWTDLPHVKRLLDEINARPAAQRAEALKAQHTFKTDMDAAAAQAMFPQNARLAS; encoded by the coding sequence ATGAAGTTTTACTACCACCCATCGCCGAATCCGCTCAAAGTGGCCCTGATGCTGGAAGAAGCTGGCTTGACCTACGAGCTGGTGCCTGTTGATACCCGCAAGGGCGAGCAGCATGAAGCCGCTTACCTGGCGATCAACCCCAATGCCAAGACGCCTTCGCTGGTGGACGGCGATGCCGTGGTGTTCGACAGCAACGCCATCCTGTTGTATCTCGCAGAGAAAACCGGGCAATTTTTGCCCGAGAACACACCCGCCCAGCGCGCCCAGATGCTGTCCTGGCTCATGTTTGTGGCCTCGGGCATCGGCCCTTACTCCGGCCAGGCGGTGCATTTCAAACATTACGCGCCGAAGCCCCAGGATTACGCGGTCAACCGCTACGACTTCGAGGCCCAGCGCCACTGGGGCATCCTGAACGACCATCTGGCCAAGCACCGCTACATGGTCGGCGACACCTATTCCATCGTGGACATGGCCGTCTGGGGCTGGGCCCGCGCGGTACCCTTTATCTTGGGCGCCGAGGCTTGGACCGATCTGCCGCACGTGAAGCGCCTGCTCGACGAGATCAATGCCCGCCCGGCGGCGCAGCGCGCCGAGGCATTGAAGGCTCAACACACGTTCAAGACGGACATGGACGCAGCCGCTGCGCAGGCCATGTTCCCGCAAAACGCGCGCCTGGCGAGCTGA
- a CDS encoding Ig-like domain-containing protein encodes MPELFTRRSTAIVVLALAPLTVLASGTSVRFDDAASPFPSNRLTRLNFSNVTYRQVNLPKPDCAIQVSDCKDLDVINTLDGFSTQPRITVPFTGDIDVSTVNSDSVYLINLGDTQSFRGFGSKVGINQILWDPDSQTLVFEPDELLAEHTRYLIVVTDGVRDTQGKKLKKSDYAGEQNSRDWRDRWDRLLQRRDGHASKGRDDDDSGYEREVRDAVRSVRTRGPSLVAATVFTTQSTTGDLVKIMRQIKRSRPASANFMIGSNGGASTRAVFNVADVTSMSFQRQISTAPGFTTGPLPTTALGVFTGAVGQIAYGTYSSPNYQVAGQYIPPVNSLTGAPSAQGNKELVFQLFVPAGEKPAGGWPVAIFGHGFTDSMYGAPWTVASTFASRGIATLSINVLGHGGGAQGKLSVTTSSAATPIEVPAGGRGFDQDGNGAIDSTEGVNAVAPRDAISSRDGLRQTVIDLLQLVRQVEVGMDVDGDGSADLNAQRIYYAGQSFGGIYGTILLGVEPNIRAGVPNVPGGSITEVGRQGAFRFLTAAALATRQPQLLNLPVTPGVPVPFNLNFNENMPLRDVAPVVNTVPGALAIAQVLDRYEWVQQSGNPVSYAPLIRKQPLWGAAAKSVIVQFAKGDQTVPNPTTSALIRAGGLEDRATYFRNDLAVANNAGVPKNPHTFLTNIASLSAGGYAVAGQIQIAEFFKSDGAVVIDPDGTGPFFETPVALPLPETGNFIP; translated from the coding sequence ATGCCCGAATTGTTTACCCGCCGATCGACGGCGATCGTTGTTCTTGCTCTCGCGCCGCTGACCGTGCTGGCCAGCGGCACATCGGTCCGCTTCGACGACGCAGCCAGTCCGTTTCCCAGCAACCGACTGACCCGGCTGAATTTTTCCAACGTGACCTACCGCCAGGTCAACTTGCCCAAGCCCGATTGCGCGATACAGGTCAGCGACTGCAAGGACCTTGACGTGATCAACACGCTGGATGGTTTTTCCACCCAGCCCCGCATCACCGTGCCGTTCACGGGCGACATCGACGTGTCCACGGTCAACAGCGACTCGGTGTACCTGATCAACCTGGGCGATACCCAGAGCTTTCGGGGTTTTGGCAGCAAGGTGGGCATCAACCAGATTCTGTGGGACCCCGACAGCCAGACCCTGGTCTTTGAGCCCGACGAGCTGTTGGCCGAACACACCCGCTACCTGATCGTGGTCACCGACGGCGTGCGCGATACCCAAGGCAAGAAGCTCAAAAAGAGCGACTACGCGGGCGAGCAAAACAGCCGCGACTGGCGTGATCGCTGGGACCGGTTGCTGCAGCGTCGGGATGGCCACGCCAGCAAGGGGCGCGATGACGACGATTCGGGCTACGAGCGCGAGGTGCGCGATGCGGTGCGTTCGGTGCGCACGCGCGGGCCTTCGCTGGTGGCCGCAACCGTGTTCACGACGCAGAGCACCACCGGCGATCTGGTGAAAATCATGCGCCAGATCAAACGCTCGCGCCCGGCGTCTGCGAATTTCATGATCGGGAGCAACGGGGGGGCTTCGACCCGTGCGGTTTTTAATGTGGCCGATGTCACCTCCATGAGTTTCCAGCGCCAGATCAGCACGGCCCCGGGGTTCACGACTGGCCCGCTGCCCACGACTGCATTGGGTGTGTTCACGGGAGCCGTGGGACAGATCGCTTACGGCACCTACAGCTCGCCAAACTACCAGGTTGCGGGCCAATACATACCCCCCGTGAACTCGCTCACCGGCGCGCCAAGCGCGCAAGGCAACAAAGAACTGGTGTTCCAGCTCTTTGTGCCCGCAGGAGAGAAGCCAGCGGGTGGCTGGCCCGTGGCGATCTTTGGCCATGGCTTTACCGACAGCATGTACGGCGCCCCATGGACCGTGGCTTCGACGTTCGCCTCGCGCGGCATCGCCACCTTGTCGATCAACGTTTTGGGCCATGGGGGCGGTGCGCAGGGCAAGCTCAGCGTCACCACTTCCTCAGCCGCAACACCCATCGAGGTACCGGCCGGCGGCCGGGGTTTTGACCAGGATGGCAACGGCGCCATCGATTCCACCGAAGGCGTCAATGCGGTTGCTCCGCGCGATGCCATCAGCAGCCGCGATGGCTTGCGCCAAACCGTGATCGATCTGCTGCAGCTGGTTCGGCAGGTGGAGGTGGGCATGGACGTGGATGGTGACGGCAGTGCCGATCTCAACGCCCAGCGCATCTACTACGCGGGTCAGTCGTTTGGTGGCATTTACGGCACCATTTTGCTGGGCGTGGAGCCCAACATCCGGGCGGGTGTGCCCAACGTGCCCGGTGGCTCGATCACCGAAGTGGGACGGCAGGGCGCTTTCCGCTTCCTGACCGCTGCCGCCCTGGCCACGCGCCAGCCCCAGTTGCTCAATTTGCCTGTGACACCCGGTGTGCCGGTGCCGTTCAATCTGAACTTCAACGAAAACATGCCGCTGCGCGATGTGGCACCGGTTGTCAACACCGTGCCCGGCGCGTTGGCCATTGCCCAGGTACTGGACCGGTATGAATGGGTGCAGCAGTCGGGTAACCCGGTGTCGTATGCGCCGCTGATTCGCAAGCAACCATTGTGGGGCGCTGCGGCCAAGTCGGTGATCGTGCAGTTTGCCAAGGGGGACCAGACCGTGCCCAACCCGACGACCTCGGCCCTGATCCGGGCAGGTGGCCTGGAAGATCGCGCTACTTACTTCCGCAATGACCTGGCCGTGGCCAACAACGCGGGGGTGCCCAAGAATCCCCACACCTTCCTCACCAACATTGCATCGCTTTCGGCAGGGGGTTATGCGGTAGCAGGGCAAATACAGATCGCCGAATTCTTCAAGAGTGACGGCGCCGTGGTGATCGATCCGGACGGCACAGGGCCCTTCTTTGAAACACCGGTGGCCCTGCCGCTGCCAGAGACGGGCAACTTCATTCCCTGA
- a CDS encoding DOPA 4,5-dioxygenase family protein — protein sequence MAPTLTPVTDIHGYHAHVYFDADSQAAAKALCEGAAALFPLKMGRMHAQPVGPHPDGSCQLAFKAALFGEVIPWLTLNRGSLVVFIHPITGHDLIDHRDRAIWMGAVRPLDLSVLPEESPTYDL from the coding sequence ATGGCCCCAACGCTCACCCCTGTCACAGACATCCACGGCTACCACGCCCATGTGTACTTCGATGCCGACAGCCAGGCTGCTGCCAAAGCGCTGTGCGAGGGTGCGGCGGCATTGTTCCCGTTGAAGATGGGCCGCATGCACGCCCAACCGGTCGGCCCTCACCCCGACGGGAGTTGCCAGCTGGCGTTCAAGGCAGCCCTGTTCGGGGAGGTGATTCCCTGGTTGACCTTGAACCGGGGCAGCCTGGTGGTGTTCATTCACCCCATCACCGGCCACGACCTGATCGACCACCGCGACCGCGCCATCTGGATGGGCGCAGTGCGCCCGCTGGATCTCAGCGTGTTGCCAGAAGAGTCACCGACCTACGACTTATGA
- a CDS encoding alkene reductase, with the protein MLFDTLNVGRLALPNRILLAPLTRARAGLEHMPNDLMAEYYAQRASGGLLITECTMVASNTSAFVTEPGIYTAEQISAWKKVTDAVHAKGGRIFMQIWHSGRAAHPAMNNGAENVSSSAIAIDSEVNTPQGKLPNVQPRALALEEIPTLVQAYVQGAKNAIEAGFDGVEVHGANGYLIDQFLRDSANQRTDAYGGSLENRARFLFEVLTAVTEAIGADRVGLRLSPLNSYNSMIDSDPLALIGFLAERLNAFNLAYLHVMRSDFFRQQSADVMPVARASYKGVLIGNMGYTPEEAEQAISEGKLDAVAFGTAFLANPDLPERISAGAELNKPNPSTFYTPGAEGYTDYPTMEAAVSA; encoded by the coding sequence ATGTTGTTTGACACCCTGAACGTAGGCCGCCTGGCCCTGCCCAACCGCATCCTCTTGGCCCCGCTGACCCGCGCACGCGCCGGCCTGGAGCACATGCCCAATGACCTGATGGCCGAGTACTACGCTCAGCGCGCCAGCGGCGGCTTGCTCATCACCGAGTGCACCATGGTGGCGTCCAACACTTCGGCGTTCGTGACCGAGCCGGGCATTTACACCGCTGAACAAATCTCCGCCTGGAAAAAAGTGACCGACGCAGTGCACGCCAAAGGCGGCCGCATCTTCATGCAGATCTGGCACTCGGGCCGCGCGGCCCACCCCGCCATGAACAACGGCGCTGAAAACGTGTCGTCCAGCGCCATCGCGATCGACAGCGAAGTCAACACCCCACAAGGCAAGCTGCCCAATGTGCAACCGCGCGCTCTGGCCCTGGAAGAGATTCCAACGCTGGTGCAGGCCTATGTGCAAGGCGCAAAAAACGCGATCGAGGCCGGCTTTGACGGCGTCGAAGTGCACGGCGCCAACGGCTACCTGATCGACCAGTTCTTGCGCGACAGCGCCAACCAGCGCACCGACGCCTACGGCGGCTCGCTGGAGAACCGTGCCCGCTTCCTGTTTGAGGTGTTGACCGCGGTCACCGAGGCCATCGGCGCCGACCGCGTGGGCCTGCGCCTGTCGCCACTCAACAGCTACAACAGCATGATCGACAGCGACCCGCTGGCACTCATCGGCTTTCTGGCCGAGCGCCTCAACGCCTTCAACCTGGCCTACCTGCACGTGATGCGCTCAGACTTCTTCCGGCAGCAGTCTGCCGATGTGATGCCCGTGGCGCGAGCGAGCTACAAAGGCGTGTTGATCGGCAACATGGGCTACACGCCTGAAGAAGCCGAGCAGGCCATCAGCGAAGGCAAGCTCGACGCGGTGGCGTTTGGAACCGCTTTCCTCGCCAACCCCGACCTCCCTGAACGCATCAGCGCCGGCGCCGAGCTCAACAAACCCAACCCCAGCACCTTCTACACGCCGGGGGCAGAAGGCTACACCGACTACCCGACGATGGAAGCCGCGGTCAGCGCCTGA
- a CDS encoding outer membrane beta-barrel protein has translation MKSAHLHHLKHLMLAAVAVGGAQAAMAQSVYGEVGYAAMSTRLSVPLIGLSAEAKPTMVRALVGVSPLGGLSIEGIASGSLSSDSFVSSGSSSTAQLGDAKVSQILGLYVGSHLGLGPVELFGRAGWAKSEVKFNGLGTGNDSDFSYGGGIRLIPGDTLTFSADYMNYLNKGGARIEGYTLSVGMKF, from the coding sequence ATGAAGTCTGCACACCTGCACCACCTGAAACACCTGATGCTGGCGGCTGTGGCCGTTGGTGGCGCGCAAGCGGCCATGGCGCAAAGCGTCTACGGCGAAGTGGGCTACGCCGCCATGTCTACACGGCTTTCGGTTCCCCTGATCGGCCTGTCGGCCGAAGCCAAGCCCACCATGGTGCGAGCGCTGGTCGGCGTCTCCCCCCTGGGTGGCCTGTCTATTGAGGGTATCGCCTCGGGCAGCCTGTCGAGCGACAGCTTTGTCAGCTCCGGCAGCAGCAGCACAGCCCAACTGGGCGATGCCAAGGTCAGCCAGATTCTGGGCTTGTACGTGGGCAGCCACCTGGGCCTGGGCCCCGTTGAGCTCTTCGGCCGTGCGGGCTGGGCCAAGAGCGAAGTCAAATTCAACGGTCTGGGAACGGGCAACGACAGCGATTTTTCTTACGGCGGCGGCATTCGACTCATCCCAGGCGACACCCTCACCTTCAGTGCCGACTACATGAACTACCTCAACAAGGGTGGTGCACGCATCGAGGGCTACACCCTGAGCGTGGGCATGAAGTTCTGA